In Candidatus Bathyarchaeota archaeon, one genomic interval encodes:
- a CDS encoding polyphosphate polymerase domain-containing protein: MELDAKPQLRHELKYEVSPLDYRILQRKLAITLSRDPNMQGGAGYNVRSLYFDDFNGSSFSDKEAGIYKRKKYRLRIYNRSDALIKFERKTKVGAYMLKESTRITRQQADLLIESNFDFLADTENALLKDFYLETRCSQMRPAVIVAYEREAYIQKVGTVRITFDTQLRTSLGYRDFFSKDCFGMTAQEQQGIILEVKYNQVLPSYISGLFPTSIGFQEAIGKFVICRKQQLEQKGFA, translated from the coding sequence CTGGAATTAGATGCTAAGCCCCAGCTAAGACACGAACTCAAATACGAAGTGAGCCCCCTCGATTACCGGATTCTGCAGAGGAAACTGGCAATCACTTTGAGCCGTGATCCTAACATGCAGGGCGGCGCTGGCTATAATGTGCGGAGTTTATACTTTGATGACTTCAATGGGTCCTCTTTTAGTGATAAGGAAGCAGGAATCTATAAGCGCAAGAAGTATAGGCTGCGCATCTACAACCGAAGTGACGCCCTGATAAAGTTTGAGCGCAAAACCAAAGTCGGCGCCTACATGCTAAAAGAAAGCACCCGAATCACCCGTCAGCAAGCAGACCTACTGATCGAAAGCAACTTTGATTTCTTAGCTGACACCGAAAACGCTTTGCTTAAAGACTTCTATTTGGAGACGCGCTGCAGCCAAATGCGGCCAGCCGTCATTGTAGCGTATGAACGTGAAGCATACATCCAAAAGGTTGGCACAGTACGCATCACTTTTGACACTCAACTGCGGACTTCTCTGGGATACAGGGACTTCTTTAGTAAAGACTGCTTCGGCATGACGGCGCAGGAGCAGCAAGGCATCATTTTGGAAGTTAAATACAACCAGGTTCTGCCCAGCTACATCAGCGGTTTATTCCCCACATCTATCGGATTCCAGGAAGCAATTGGGAAATTTGTTATCTGCAGAAAGCAGCAGCTGGAACAAAAAGGCTTTGCCTAA
- a CDS encoding DUF4956 domain-containing protein — protein sequence MTDLQQLITDFLTPSATYETLTVDRVVIALVMSFLINLVIFYIYRKTYKGVVYNRQFNIGLVLTGLVVTLVVLPISSNVALSLGMIGALSIIRFRTAIKDPKDIVFTFWTITVGIICGAGLYIVAIIGVPVIAAMLIVLEKAKLTGPDPYLLVVHYSSEAEASVQAALPKYKIKSRTVSSDGVELMGEVRINTKDVPKIDELLKIRGVKDASIMSYTSDAN from the coding sequence ATGACGGATTTGCAGCAGTTAATCACCGATTTCCTAACACCCTCAGCAACCTACGAGACCCTGACAGTTGACCGCGTAGTTATCGCTCTAGTGATGTCTTTCCTGATAAACTTGGTTATATTCTACATTTACCGCAAAACCTACAAAGGCGTCGTCTACAACAGGCAATTCAACATAGGCTTAGTCTTAACGGGGCTGGTGGTGACTCTTGTTGTGCTGCCAATCAGCTCAAACGTCGCATTATCCCTAGGCATGATAGGGGCGCTGAGCATCATTCGGTTCCGAACCGCCATCAAAGACCCAAAAGACATCGTCTTCACCTTCTGGACCATAACGGTGGGCATAATCTGCGGTGCCGGACTCTACATCGTCGCCATAATCGGTGTGCCCGTGATAGCTGCTATGCTGATTGTGCTGGAGAAAGCCAAACTCACCGGTCCAGACCCCTACCTGCTGGTGGTCCACTACAGCAGCGAAGCAGAAGCATCCGTGCAGGCAGCGCTGCCCAAATACAAAATTAAATCCCGAACCGTAAGCAGCGACGGCGTAGAGTTAATGGGCGAAGTTCGCATAAACACCAAAGACGTGCCCAAAATCGATGAACTGCTAAAGATCCGTGGCGTCAAGGATGCCTCAATCATGAGTTACACCTCAGACGCCAACTAA